Genomic segment of Sphingomonas sp. KRR8:
GCCCGTTCGCGAATCTGCGCTTCGAGTTTTTCCTGGTTGATGGCGTCCAGCCCCGAAAAGGGCTCGTCGAGCACGATCAGCCTGGGATTGTGCACCAAGGTCCCAAGCAGCTGGACGTTTTGCGCCATTCCCTTGGACAGGGTGCGGATCGGCCGCTTGATCCAGTCGGCAAGGCCTCGCTCGGTCAGCATGGCCTCGGCTCGGCGGCGGCCCTCCTTCAAGGGTAATCCCCGAAGCGCGCCCATGAAGGCGATCGCTTCCTTGGCGGTCATGGCCGGGTAGAGCCCGCGTTCCTCGGGAAGGTAGCCGACCTCGCGCGCCGCCTCGAGCGGACGATCGTGGCCGAGCAGACGGCGGCTGCCCGACGAGGGATCGATGATCCCGAGCAGCATCCGCAAGGTCGTCGTCTTGCCCGCGCCATTGGGACCCAGGATCCCGTAGATGCTGCCGGTCGGTACCCGCAGCGACACGCCGTCGACTGCCCGTTTGCCATCGAATTCCTTGACGAGGTCGTCCGCCTCGATCGCAGCCGTGCCGAGCGGCGCGGTCGACAAGGGCAGAGAGATAGCAGGCGATATGACGTTCATTGGCGACAAACTCAGCGGGAGCGCAGTAGTGAGGGCGCGTGCATGACTCGGCAAGCCTTAAGGAAGCGATACGGACCGAAGCCGAACGTCTCGGCTTCGTTTCGTGCGGCTTCGCCAGGGCGGATGCAGTGCCAGAGGCGGGCGAGCGTCTGAAGGCCTGGATCGCCGCCGGCCGACACGGCAGCATGGCCTGGATGGAGGATCGCGCGGAGCAGCGGGCCCATCCTCAAGGACTGTGGCCCGAAGCGAAGAGCGTCATTGCCCTGGCGATGAGCTATGCGCCCGCCGAGGACCCGCGCGCGCTGGCTGCGGAGCCTGAGCGCGCCCGGATCAGCGTCTATGCGCAGGGGGGCGACTATCACAAGACGGTCAAGAAGGCCCTGAAGGCGCTCGCCCGCTTCATCGTCGACGCCGTCCCGTCCGAACTCAAGGTGTTTGTCGACACCGCCCCAGTGATGGAAAAGCCGCTGTCCGCTGCGGCTGGTATCGGTTGGCAGGGCAAGCACACCAACCTGCTCAGCCGCACCCACGGCAACTGGCTGTTCCTGGGTGTCATCTTCACCGAGCTGGAGCTGGAGCCGGACCCGCCCGCAGAGGAGCATTGCGGCAGCTGCACCCGCTGCCTGGCCGCCTGTCCGACGGACGCGTTCGACGGCCCGCGCAGGATCGATGCCCGGCGCTGCATCTCCTACCTCACGATCGAGCATAGCGGATCGATCCCGCACGAGTTTCGGGCGGCGATGGGCAATCGCATCTATGGCTGCGACGACTGCCTTGCCGCCTGCCCGTGGAACCGCTTCGCGCGCCAAGCGCAGGCGAACATGGCGTTTCTCCCGCGGGCCGAATTGGCGGCGCCGCGCTTGAGCGACCTGCTCGCGCTGGACGAAGCGGCCTTTCGCCAACTGTTCGCGGGTTCGCCGATCAAGCGGATTGGAGTGAAGCGGTTCCTGCGCAATTGCCTGACCGCGGCGGGAAACAGCGGCGATGCGCGACTGCTGGGGCGAGTGGAAGCCCTGCTCGACGATGCTGACCCGGTGGTCGCGGAAGCTGCCGAGTGGGCGCGCGCGCGGCTCCAATCCTTTCAGCCGATGACATCAGCCACAGCATGACGAGAGCGAACGGAGGCTAGCGCGCCTCGATCGCCGCGATGCAGCCCGCCTGGTCCGTCGGATCGCCGCTGACGCGCCGTGCGTCCACATAGGTGACCCGCAGCACGTCCGTGCCCGGCGCGGCATAAAGGAAGGTGTCGAGCACGCAGCCGGAGCTCGACCATTGCAGCTTCACGCCCGGACCCTCGCGGACCTGGAAGCTTGGTTGGCCGAACCGCTCGCCCAACTCCTGAGTGGTGAGGCCGATGAGGTCGCCCCGCTGCAAGGGACGCTTGAGCGGAGTGGGAGTGACGGGCGCGGACTGCTGCGGAGCAGTGGCGCAGCCGGCAAGCGCCAGAACTGCAATTCCGGTGAAGAGGAGACGCATTTCTTTTCCTGTCATTGTGAGCGGACCGAAGCAATGCAGTTCACCCCGCGACCCTCAAGCAAGGGACGTCGGGATCACCTCGTTGTCGGTGGCTTCGGCGATGACGAGTTGAAGCGAGAGCCTGCGACGGCTACCCGCCCGCCTTTCATCGCTTCTTTCCAGGATCCACCATGACCCAGCTCCGCTTCGACGTGCTCTGCATTGG
This window contains:
- the queG gene encoding tRNA epoxyqueuosine(34) reductase QueG, encoding MHDSASLKEAIRTEAERLGFVSCGFARADAVPEAGERLKAWIAAGRHGSMAWMEDRAEQRAHPQGLWPEAKSVIALAMSYAPAEDPRALAAEPERARISVYAQGGDYHKTVKKALKALARFIVDAVPSELKVFVDTAPVMEKPLSAAAGIGWQGKHTNLLSRTHGNWLFLGVIFTELELEPDPPAEEHCGSCTRCLAACPTDAFDGPRRIDARRCISYLTIEHSGSIPHEFRAAMGNRIYGCDDCLAACPWNRFARQAQANMAFLPRAELAAPRLSDLLALDEAAFRQLFAGSPIKRIGVKRFLRNCLTAAGNSGDARLLGRVEALLDDADPVVAEAAEWARARLQSFQPMTSATA
- a CDS encoding ATP-binding cassette domain-containing protein → MNVISPAISLPLSTAPLGTAAIEADDLVKEFDGKRAVDGVSLRVPTGSIYGILGPNGAGKTTTLRMLLGIIDPSSGSRRLLGHDRPLEAAREVGYLPEERGLYPAMTAKEAIAFMGALRGLPLKEGRRRAEAMLTERGLADWIKRPIRTLSKGMAQNVQLLGTLVHNPRLIVLDEPFSGLDAINQEKLEAQIRERAAAGATVLFSTHVIAHAERLCERIAIIAGGKVAFEGAVDEARGKLRPVVRLTTRAVDGPWRSALPADARQDGHRWTFPLPDGGPEPLLRALLDGGAGVETLSIERPGLHDAFVAIAGEAAARDLALSGAAQ